In the genome of Bosea sp. ANAM02, the window TGAGCGGGAGTTTCAGCCGCGAGAAGTCCACCGCCCACCCCGCTATTTCTTCGCGCTCCTTCCGGATATCGAAGCGAAGCAGCGAATCCATAAGCTTGCCGGTGAGTTGAACGCGCGGCTTCGCGCCTCGAACCGGCTGCGCGGGCCGGACAAGTATCATGTGACCTTGCGTGGAATTGCTGTGCCCGACGGCTCGTTCGGGCAGAGCATCGCGATGGCACGCACGGTCGCCGACGCGATTCGGAGGACGTCCTTCGCCGTCATGTTCGATCAGGCCGCAAGCTTCGGAAAGCCGCCGAAATACGCATTCTCCCTGACGACACGGGCGGATTTGCCTGCTGCCAACAGTTTGTCTGCCACGCTGCTTGATGACTTGCGGCATGCCGGCCTCAAGGTCGATGGATCAAGCTTCCAGCCGCATGTCACGCTGTTCTACGACCGGAGACGTCGGGAGCCGATCGATCTGCCCGAGCTGCGCTGGCAGGTGCGCGCGTTCGTGCTGATCGAGAGCATCGATAACAGGAAATACGTCATCCTGGGCTCCTGGCCGCTCGGCTGAACTCCATGCAGCCGTGCAAGGCCGCTTTGCGGCGATCGGGATGCTGCGCCGTTGCTTTGGGCGCGGTCGGCTCTATCGTTTCCGGCCGAAGCCCATCCGATTCAGACGGAGCCTGTCATGGCCGATTTGTCCGCTTTCCCGATCACCAGGCGCTGGCCGGCAGCGCATCCCGACCGTATCCAGCTCTATTCGCTGCCGACGCCCAACGGCGTGAAGGTCTCGATCGCGCTGGAGGAGCTGGAACTGCCCTACGAGCCGCATGCCATCGATATCGGCAAGAACGAGACCTGGGGGCCGGAATTCC includes:
- a CDS encoding 2'-5' RNA ligase family protein produces the protein MQLVLDLDGEREFQPREVHRPPRYFFALLPDIEAKQRIHKLAGELNARLRASNRLRGPDKYHVTLRGIAVPDGSFGQSIAMARTVADAIRRTSFAVMFDQAASFGKPPKYAFSLTTRADLPAANSLSATLLDDLRHAGLKVDGSSFQPHVTLFYDRRRREPIDLPELRWQVRAFVLIESIDNRKYVILGSWPLG